One Diospyros lotus cultivar Yz01 chromosome 1, ASM1463336v1, whole genome shotgun sequence genomic window carries:
- the LOC127810440 gene encoding G-type lectin S-receptor-like serine/threonine-protein kinase LECRK3: MFLFIPRKACQNLKTSMAAPTFIFLIVSAIWNVAAAETGGGGPRNISRGSSLTPTRSSSSWLSPSGLYAFGFYHQGNVGYAVGVFVAGIPDKTVVWTANRDNPPPATTNLTLQLTADGRLILQSPQGQGIPIVETSENISSASMLDTGNFVLYNSEQGIIWQSFDYPTDTILPDQTLSANQELVSAASETDHASGIFRLKMQSDGNLVQYPVNTPDTEPFAYWASNTGGMGNQVTLNLDNSGHLYLFNSNITLINITEGKPSKEDTIFMMRLDSDGIFKVYSHSLEGDGNWSVLGQSTTDKCVPKGVCSLNGFCVLNDDKATCRCLPGFDFVDPRNSTYGCVRNFIAQSCKDEHRSTENDMKVVENVKWGGEDVSYLELSSVTKEECKEACLKDCNCEATVFDNGKCSKQRLPFKYGRRSLENSNTATYVKVSTSDRPVILNKDPEKEIKKETRMDILIIGVSLAGLALVVVIISGVVIYRNRIWVHRMISEKANYELGDDVCLRAFTFFEMEQITNGFKHELGRGSSATVFKGIIPYTQKVVAVKRLENMPTEGEREFHTEVKVIGRTHHRNLVRLIGYCIEGANRLLVYDYMINGSLASLLFTARNRLNWDERIGIALDIARGILYLHEECETQIIHCDIKPHNILMDENMIARISDFGLAKLLKPDQTKTFTGIRGTKGYVAPEWHRKRPVTVKADVYSFGVVLLEIICCRCCLDWSLPEEEAVLEDWVYECFEAGELGKLIGDEEIDKRKLERMVKAGLWCVQDEPSLRPSMKKIVLMLEGTVDIPTPPNPTSFLSTNYRYII; the protein is encoded by the coding sequence ATGTTTCTATTTATTCCTCGAAAAGCTTGCCAAAACTTAAAAACTTCCATGGCTGCACCCACTTTCATCTTTCTCATTGTATCTGCGATATGGAATGTAGCAGCGGCTGAAACAGGAGGAGGAGGGCCTCGTAATATAAGCAGAGGCTCTTCTCTCACGCCCACCCGCAGCTCCTCCTCGTGGCTCTCCCCCTCCGGTCTCTATGCCTTCGGATTCTACCACCAAGGCAACGTTGGGTATGCCGTCGGAGTCTTTGTGGCCGGAATTCCGGACAAGACGGTGGTGTGGACTGCAAACAGGGATAATCCGCCACCGGCTACCACCAATCTCACCCTTCAGCTCACTGCTGATGGCAGGCTCATACTGCAGTCCCCGCAAGGGCAGGGCATCCCCATTGTTGAAACTTCGGAGAACATTTCTTCGGCTTCCATGCTCGACACCGGCAATTTTGTGCTCTATAACTCCGAGCAGGGGATAATCTGGCAGAGTTTTGACTACCCAACTGATACAATTCTACCCGATCAGACCCTCTCAGCAAACCAAGAGCTGGTCTCCGCCGCTTCGGAAACTGATCACGCGTCGGGGATTTTCAGGCTCAAGATGCAAAGTGACGGGAATCTTGTCCAGTACCCAGTGAATACTCCAGACACGGAACCATTCGCATACTGGGCATCCAACACAGGTGGAATGGGGAATCAGGTCACTCTAAATCTCGACAATAGTGGCCACCTCTATTTGTTCAACTCAAATATCACCCTAATCAACATAACCGAAGGAAAACCTTCAAAGGAAGATACGATTTTCATGATGAGACTTGATTCAGATGGCATCTTCAAAGTGTATTCACACAGCTTGGAGGGGGACGGTAACTGGTCAGTTCTGGGGCAATCTACAACTGATAAGTGTGTTCCGAAGGGTGTCTGCAGTCTAAATGGATTTTGTGTCCTAAATGACGACAAAGCCACCTGTAGATGCCTCCcaggatttgattttgttgacCCGCGCAATAGCACTTATGGGTGTGTGAGGAATTTCATTGCGCAAAGCTGCAAAGACGAGCATCGGAGCACTGAGAATGATATGAAGGTTGTGGAGAATGTCAAGTGGGGAGGTGAAGATGTTTCCTACTTGGAGCTATCGTCAGTGACAAAGGAAGAGTGTAAAGAAGCCTGCCTCAAGGACTGTAACTGCGAAGCCACCGTGTTTGACAACGGCAAGTGCAGCAAGCAAAGGCTTCCTTTCAAATACGGGAGAAGATCGTTGGAAAATAGCAACACTGCTACTTACGTCAAGGTGAGCACATCTGATCGACCAGTGATCCTCAATAAAGATCCtgagaaagaaatcaagaaaGAGACGAGAATGGACATTCTAATCATTGGTGTTTCGCTTGCTGGGCTTGCCTTGGTGGTTGTGATAATTTCTGGAGTTGTCATTTACAGAAACCGCATCTGGGTGCATAGAATGATCTCTGAGAAAGCGAATTATGAATTGGGTGACGATGTGTGTCTACGCGCTTTTACTTTCTTTGAAATGGAGCAGATTACGAATGGATTCAAGCATGAGCTGGGTAGAGGATCTTCAGCAACGGTTTTCAAAGGGATCATTCCATACACCCAAAAGGTTGTGGCTGTGAAGAGACTAGAGAACATGCCAACGGAGGGTGAACGAGAATTTCATACGGAGGTCAAGGTGATTGGCAGAACTCATCACCGGAACCTTGTTCGTCTAATTGGGTATTGCATTGAAGGAGCAAATAGGCTTCTTGTGTATGACTATATGATCAATGGATCACTTGCAAGTCTTCTCTTCACAGCTAGAAACCGGCTAAATTGGGACGAAAGGATTGGGATTGCTCTTGACATTGCCAGAGGCATCCTCTACCTCCACGAAGAGTGCGAGACACAAATAATCCATTGTGACATAAAGCCTCATAACATACTCATGGACGAGAACATGATCGCTAGAATCAGTGACTTTGGATTGGCAAAGCTTTTGAAGCCTGACCAAACTAAAACCTTTACCGGGATAAGAGGGACAAAGGGGTATGTGGCACCAGAGTGGCATCGAAAACGCCCTGTGACAGTCAAAGCAGATGTCTATAGCTTTGGAGTTGTGTTGTTAGAGATCATATGCTGTCGATGTTGCTTAGATTGGAGCCTCCCGGAGGAAGAGGCGGTGCTTGAGGACTGGGTGTACGAGTGTTTTGAGGCCGGGGAGTTGGGAAAACTGATTGGTGATGAAGAGATTGACAAGAGAAAACTGGAGAGAATGGTTAAAGCGGGGCTTTGGTGCGTACAGGATGAACCATCACTGCGCCCTTCAATGAAGAAAATTGTGTTAATGCTTGAAGGGACTGTGGACATCCCTACACCTCCAAATCCTACTTCCTTCTTGAGTACCAATTACCGCTATATTATCTAA